From a region of the Desulfuromonas sp. KJ2020 genome:
- a CDS encoding DUF494 family protein: protein MRERVLAIVSIIAQYVLEMRDQLSDNDIVEELLAEGFEVEEIDAAFSWMNKTSFEQEGRGPASLTLPTQRIFTPEEIRALSSEARGYLIKLRGLGLIGDEAQEEIIERALQMAEDEVSLKEIKTITALTLFTHSQDAWLRDADFIMEDDWAQLYH from the coding sequence TTGAGAGAACGTGTTCTGGCCATTGTCAGCATTATTGCCCAGTATGTCCTGGAGATGAGAGATCAGCTCTCAGACAACGATATCGTCGAGGAGCTTCTGGCCGAGGGGTTCGAGGTGGAAGAAATCGATGCCGCCTTCAGCTGGATGAACAAGACCTCTTTCGAGCAGGAAGGCCGCGGCCCCGCTTCCCTGACCCTGCCAACGCAGCGCATCTTCACCCCGGAAGAAATCCGCGCCCTCTCCTCTGAAGCCCGCGGCTACCTCATCAAGCTGCGCGGGCTGGGACTCATCGGCGACGAAGCTCAGGAAGAGATTATCGAACGGGCTCTGCAGATGGCGGAAGACGAGGTGTCGCTCAAAGAGATCAAAACCATCACCGCCCTCACCCTCTTTACCCACTCCCAGGACGCCTGGCTGCGCGATGCCGACTTCATCATGGAAGACGACTGGGCGCAACTTTACCACTGA
- the dprA gene encoding DNA-processing protein DprA: protein MTTEEFGWLRLHLTPGLGRVGLFRLVEAFGSLEAILEATPTAWVANARIRENVAKGRLPTNSPALAETARQLDRLGVSILSLWADERYPALLRSIHDPPALLYVRGQLPVQDGFAMVGSRRATAASLRFTENLAADLSARDIPIVSGLARGIDSAAHTGALRGEGLTVAVLGCGIDRVYPPENSRLFHAILGQGAVLTEHAPGTPPLPGHFPGRNRIISGLSKGVLVVEAAEGSGSLITVDFALEQGREVFAVPGAVHAPTSAGTNRLIKEGARVVTEAADILEVLWPDTPTRQARQQEDSFAASLDETAGKVFRLLAAEPLHIDELSRKCGLTLMDLSAILLHLELRGGVTQLPGMRYIRAVGG, encoded by the coding sequence TTGACAACGGAAGAATTCGGCTGGCTCCGTCTGCATCTTACCCCTGGGCTGGGGCGCGTCGGCCTGTTTCGATTGGTCGAGGCCTTCGGTTCTCTTGAAGCCATCCTGGAGGCCACGCCGACAGCCTGGGTCGCCAACGCCCGGATTCGCGAGAACGTCGCCAAAGGCCGCCTGCCTACCAACAGCCCTGCGCTGGCGGAAACGGCCCGACAGCTGGACCGGCTCGGCGTGAGCATTCTGAGCCTGTGGGCGGACGAGCGCTACCCCGCCCTGCTGCGCTCCATTCACGACCCACCCGCCCTGCTCTATGTGCGGGGCCAGCTTCCCGTCCAGGACGGCTTCGCCATGGTCGGCTCGCGGCGGGCCACCGCCGCCTCCCTGCGCTTCACCGAGAACCTGGCTGCCGACCTGTCCGCACGAGACATCCCTATCGTCAGCGGTCTGGCCCGGGGCATCGACTCCGCCGCCCACACCGGCGCCCTGCGCGGGGAGGGACTGACCGTCGCCGTGCTGGGCTGCGGCATCGACCGCGTCTATCCACCGGAGAACAGCCGCCTCTTCCATGCCATCCTGGGGCAGGGCGCCGTCCTTACCGAACATGCCCCGGGCACACCCCCTCTGCCCGGGCACTTCCCCGGCCGCAACCGCATCATCAGCGGCCTGTCCAAAGGCGTACTGGTCGTGGAGGCCGCCGAAGGCAGCGGTTCGCTCATCACGGTCGATTTCGCCCTCGAACAGGGGCGGGAGGTCTTTGCGGTGCCAGGCGCTGTCCACGCTCCCACCAGCGCCGGCACCAATCGCCTGATCAAGGAGGGCGCCCGGGTCGTCACGGAAGCAGCGGATATCCTTGAAGTATTGTGGCCCGACACACCGACCCGTCAGGCCCGGCAGCAGGAGGATTCCTTCGCGGCCTCCCTCGATGAAACGGCCGGAAAAGTCTTCCGCCTGCTGGCGGCAGAACCGCTGCACATCGATGAATTATCACGGAAATGCGGCTTGACACTCATGGATCTTTCCGCTATTTTACTGCACCTGGAACTCCGGGGAGGTGTCACGCAGCTACCCGGGATGCGTTACATACGCGCCGTCGGGGGCTGA